The genomic segment AGCAGCACGACGAGCACGATGCCCAGCCCCGTCACGATGCCCACCGGCAGGTTCGCCGTCGTCAGCACGTCGCGCAGGAACAGCACGAGACCCGCGCCGGTGCGTCACACTGCCGTGACCGTCCGGGAGGACTCGGGCCGCTCACACCCTCCCGACCCCCAGTTCCGTCACCAGGAAGCCGACTCGCAGGTCGTGCCCCTCGGCGGGCAGGTCGGGAACGATGAGGGCCTCCGGGATGACGCCGACCGTCAACCCGGCGAAACCTGGGAGCAGCCGGTCGTAAAAGCCGCCCCCGTAGCCCAGCCGCACGCCGGAGCGGTCGAATGCCAGGCCGGGGAGGAGGACCGCCTCCACCGCCGTGAGGGGCACGCGCGGCGCCCCTGCTGGGGGTTGAAGGGCGCCGAAGCGGCTCGGCTCGGTTGCCGTCTCCCAGGGGTGGAGCGTCAGGTGCGGCCCGGGCCGGAAGCGGGCGCGGGTGGTGAGCAACTCGAACTCCCGCGCGAGGGCGTCCACGTCCGGCTCACCCGGGAGGGCGCGGTAGGCCAGCACACATCGCACCTTCCGGGAGTGAAGGAAAGCGGCGAGGTGGGCCGTGATCTGGGCCGAATGGTCCGGCAACCCCGCCCGCACCCCGCGCGCCCAGATCCGCCACTCGGCCTTGGGAGCCTCCGGCGCGGGACGTGTGAGCATCAATTCTCCCCGCCTACCCGACCTCCTTCGGTCCCTTCAATCCGCTGCGCCCCTCCCGCCCCTGCAACACGGCGCCCACGTCGGCGGGACTCACCCCGACCTCCGCCATCACGAAGAGGGTGTGGAAGAGCAGGTCGGCGACCTCGGTGGCGAGTTCGGCCCGGTCCCCGTTCTTCGCCGCGAGCAGCACCTCGCCCGACTCCTCGGCGACCTTTTTCAGCACACGGTCAAGGCCCCCCGCGTGCAGCCGCGCGACGTAGCTGTTCTCGGGCAGGGTGGCGAGGCGCCCGGTGATCGTCGCGTAGACCCGCTCCAGGGTGCCGTCGAGCCCCGTCGTCGCCCCTTCCTCCCCCAGCAACGTCCGGTGGAAGCAGGAATACTCCCCGGTGTGGCAGGCGGGGCCGGTCTGCTCGACCCGGTAGAGCACGCTGTCCCCGTCGCAGTCGAGGGCGACCGAGACGACCCGCTGGGTGTGGCCGCTCGTCGCTCCCTTGACCCACTGCTCGCCGCGCGAACGGCTGTGGTAGGTCGCCTCGCGCGTCTGGAGCGTCCGCTCCACCGCCGCCCGGTCGGCGTACGCCTGCATCAGCACCGCGCCCGTCCGCGCGTCCTGGGTGACGACCGGGATCAGGCCGTCCGCGCCGAACCGCAGGTCGCCCAGACTCGGGGCCGTCACCGCTCCCTCCAGTCGGGGCGCACGGGCAGCCCCTCCCGCCCCAGGAAGGTCTTCACCTCGGGCACCGTCAGCTCCCCGAAGTGGAAGACGCTCGCCGCCAGCGCCGCGTCCGCGTGGCCGCCCGACTCGCCGCCGAGAAGCACGTCCCGGAAGTCCTCCAACTTCCCGGCGCCGCCCGAGGCGATCACGGGGAGGTCCACCGCCAGGGCGACCGCGCGGGTCGCCTCCAGGTCGAAGCCCGCCCGGGTGCCGTCGGCGTCCATCACGTTCAGGCAGATTTCGCCCGCGCCCAACGCCTGCCCCCGCTCGGCCCACTCCAGAAGGTCGAGGCCGGTGTCCACCCGCCCGCCGCCGACGTGGACCGTCCAGCCCTCCCCGCCCGGTCGCCGCTTGGCGTCGATGCTGAGCACGACGCACTGGGCGCCGAAGTGGTCCGAAGCCTCGCGGATCACCTCGGGGCGCCGCACCGCGCCGCTGTTCACGCTGATCTTGTCGGCCCCGGCGAGGAGGAGCTGGCGGAAGTCGGAGACGGCATTCACCCCGCCGCCCACCGTCAGCGGCATCATGACCTGCTCGGCGACGCGGGCGGCCACGTCCAGCATCAGGGAGCGGCCCTCATGGGTGGCGGTGATGTCGTAGAAGACCAGCTCGTCGGCCTGCTGCGCCTCGTAGGCCCGGGCGAGCGCGAGGGGGTCCCCGGCGTCGCGGTGGTTCTCGAAAAACCGGACGTTCTTGACCACCCGCCCGTTTTGCACGTCCAGGCAGGGGATGATGCGCTTCGTGAGCATAGGGGTCAGTCTACGCGCGCGGCCCGCACGGTTCCCGGCCTGGCCCTCAGCCGTGTAGACGAATGGGGCCTGGTCCGTCTTGTCTCCCCCGGTCACCTTGATAGAATCTTCATGCTTGGACCCTTTAAGCTGAGATCGCAAGGGGGAGTGACCCGTGGAACGCCGACGCATCCTGCTCGTAGACGACAACCCGCATGACGTGGAACTCGCCCTGAATGCCTTTCAGGAGGGCGGCGACGAGCATGAGGTTCATGTGGCGGGCAGTGGTCCGGAGGCGCTCGCCGCGCTGCGCTGCACGAAGCGGCTGCCCGATCTGATCCTGCTCGACCTGAAGATGCCCCAGATGGACGGCCTGGCGGTGCTCGACGCCATCCGCGGAGAGGCGGCGACCCGCGACATTCCCGTGGTCATGCTCACCACCAGCGGCGAGGACCGCGACATCCAGGCGAGCTACGCCCACGGCGCGAGTGCGTACGTGGTCAAGCCGCTCGACTTCGGGCAGTTTCAGGAAGCGGTGCAGACGATCACCGACTTCTGGGCGCGGCTCAACCGCCACCCCCGCTTCGGCTGAGCAGGCCCCGGCTGGGCTTGAGGGCCCGTTCATCCCCGCGCCCCTCGCGCCGCATTAGGCTGCCCCCATGCGCGTATGGATCGGCTGCGGCGGCTACAGCAACGACGAGTGGGCGGCTCCCGGCCTGATCTACGAGGGCGTCAAGAAAGACGCCTACCTGGAGACCTACGCCCGGCACTTCGACGCGGTGGAACTCAATTCCTCGTTCTACGCGATTCCCGGCCTCAAGGCCTTCGAGGGTATGGCCCGCAAGAGCGCCGGGCGCACCCGCTTCACCGTCAAGGTCAACAAGGTCTTCACCCACGACCGCGCCCCCACCGACGCCGACTTCGACCGGATGCTCCAGAGCCCTGAGCCGCTGCGGGAGGCCGGTTTGAAAGGCCCCTACCTCGCCCAGTTCCCGTACTCCTTCCACCGCACGGGCGACAACCGCAAATACCTTCTGGGCCTCGCCGAGCGCTTCGCCGGGCACGAACTCGCCGTCGAACTGAGGCACGCCAGTTGGGACAAACCCGAGGTGCGGGAGGGCATGGCCGAGTACGGCCTGATCTGGGTCAGCCCCGACTACCCGGTGGTGGGCGGGATGCCCGAGCCCCAGGTCCACGTCACGACCGACGTGGGGTATCTCCGGCTCCACGGGCGCAACAAGGGCAGTTGGTGGGAGGGCGGAAGCGCCGCCGAGCGGCACGACTACCTTTACAACCGCGCCGAGATGGACGAGTGGGCGGAGAAGATCGCGCTCGTGGCCGACGACCTCAGCGAGCTGTACATCTTCTTCCAGAACACGACGAAGGGCCACGCGCTGAAGAACATCCCCATGCTGCGGGACGCCCTGAACGCCCGCGGCGTTCCGGTGAAGACACCCGACCCGGCGGACGACGGTCGGCTGGTGTGAGGGGAGTTGTGCTTGGACCGTAAGGGCCAACGTCCATGCTCGTAAACCGACAGCACACCCTTGCTCGTCTCGCGCATCTGGTGGACGCGCCTCCCGATTCCGCGCAGGTAAAGCGGTTTTACAACGAGTGGAACGCCCTGTGGTCTGCTGTGCATCAGCTCGCAGAGTTGCAGGATGGTGACCTCCTGCCTCTCCTGCGGCGTGCCCTCCGGCACCCTGACCCGTTCATCCGTGAGGGTGCGTTGGAGCTGGCAGGATTTCACTACGACTTGACGGACGATGCCGAACTGCTCGGGCACCTTCGCCTCATGCTGCATTCGGATGCCAGCGAGGATGTCAGGCTGGCCGCCGCCAGCGTCCTTGGGGTGCAGGCCAATGCCTGGGATGAGGCTCTTGTTTGGGCGCTGACGAACGATCCCGACGAGGATGTTCGCCGGGCTGCCTTCGCGGGACTCCTGCGGCTGCTGAGGTTAGGACCCGGCCCGGAGGAGCGTTGGCTGAGGGAAGTCGAGGCCGGACGACTTGGGCTTACTCTTGACGCTCTCCGGGCCATAGCCGCTCGGTACGACCTCTGATCATCCTGCGCAGGCCCCGTCCAACCCCCGCCCCTCATGCTTCCGGTGGACGACGGGTGATTGATCTGACCGTCAACAGTCACTCCCGATGGTCAAGGCGGTAAAACGCGTGGGGAACGCCCCGCCACTCCCGCTCCTCCGTCGGCGTGAAGCCCACCTTCTCCAGCACCCGGCGGCTGGCCCCGTTCTCCACATGGGCGAAGGCGATCAGGTCGCGGCTCAGCGAAGGGTCGGGGTGGGCGAAGTGCCACTCCACCAGGGCGCGGGCGAGTTCGGTCGCCAGCCCCTGCCCCCAGCACTCCGGCGCGAGGAGGTACCCCAGTTCGCGGTGGGTGCCCCCATCGGCGAGGCCGAAGCCGCCGCGTCCGACCGTCTGGCCGTCGCGGCCTTGCACGCGCCACTTGGTCCAGCCCCGCTCGTCCTGCTCCCGCAGGAAGTCGCCCAGCCGCTCCCGTGCCTGCTCGCGCGTGTACGGCCCGCTGATGAAGTAGCGCATGGTGAGCGGGTCGGCGTGCAGGCGGTGGAACTCGTCGAGGTCGGCCTCTTCCCAGAGGGTGACGGTGAGGCGCGGGGTGGTCAGGATGGTGGAACGCACGGCCCCAGGGTAGAGGCTCGTTGCCCTGGCCCCATGTTAACCCCCGTCCAACCCCCGCGCCTCATTCTTCCGGCGGATGACGTGCCCTCCCACCCCGCCTACCCTGGGCCGTGAGATGTCTGCTCCCGCCCGCCTCCCTTCCACCGTGACCCGTGCTCCCGGCGGTCACATGAAAGGCCGGTAGAGTAGACCCTATGCGGTTTTTCACTGGCCTCGGCGTCCTGCTCCTGCTCGGAACGGCGGGCGCGGGCGGCCTGTGGTGGATGTGGGGGCGCGACCTCCCGAGCGTGGGCGACCTCGACGTGCTGGAGTTCAGCGGCCAGACCCGCGTGTACGACCGCACGGGTAAGCTCGTCGGGACGCTGACGCCGACGCTCGGCAGCGGCGAGAGCGTGAACCGCCACCTGCTGCAACTCGGCGAGATCAGCCCTCCGCTTCAGAAAGCCATCGTGACGAGCGAGGACCGCCGCTTCTTCGAGCACCACGGAGTCGATTACATCGGCATCGCGCGCGGGCTGCTCAAGGGCCTGCTCAAGAACGACCTGGAGGGCGGCTCCTCCATTACCCAGCAGGTCATCAAGAACACGCTGCTCGCCGACCTGAAGAGTGCGCGCACGCCCGAGCGCAAGTTCAAGGAAGCCGTCCTGGCCTACCAACTGGAGCGCAGCTTCACGAAGGGGCAGATTCTCAATGCGTACCTCAACGTCATCTACTGGGGCGACGGGGGCCGCAGCGACATCGTGGGGGCCGAGACCGCCGCGCGGGCGTATTTCCGGAAGAGTGCCGCCGAGCTCAACCTCGCCGAGAGTGTCTACCTCACGACCCTGGTGCCCGCGCCCAACAAGCGGTACAAGGACTTCAAGGCGTACCGGCCCCTGATGCGCGACCTCCTCGACCGGATGGTGGAGGACGGGCGGGTGACCCGGGGGCAGGCCAACGTCGCGTGGCGCACGCCGATCTACCCGGCGGGCTGGCGCATCGGCTGGAACAGCGACGGTACCGTGCGCTCCGCCGTGCTGGAGCGGCCCGGGAGGTTGCAGGAGAACATGCCCCGGCCCCCCGTGCAGTCGGCCTTCCACTACCTCCAGGCCGTCGAGCGCGAACTCATCCCCCTGATCGGGCGCAAGGCGCTGTACGGCGGCGGCAAGGTCTTCACCGGGATGGACCTCCAGGCCCAGCAAAGCGCCGAGCGGGCCAGCCTGAACGCGCGGCTGCCGGAAGGGGCGACCCTGGGCATCGCGCTCGTGAACCCTTTGAGCGGGGAGGCGCTGGCTCTCGTCGGGCAAAAGCTCACGGGCGGGCGCCCGGGCGACTGGAACAACGCCACCCAGGCGCGGCGGCAGGTCGGCTCCTCGATCAAGCCGCTGCTCTACACCCTCGCGCTGGAAAAGGGCTGGAAGCAGAGCGACGTGGTGCTCGATTCTCCCATCGCGGGCGACTACCAGCCGCAGAACTACGACGGGCGCTGGACGGGCCGCTACGTGACGATGCGCTACGCCCTCGACCACAGCCTCAACCTCCCCACCGTCCGCATCGCGCAGGAGATCGGGCTGAACACCTTCGAGGCCAAGTTGCGCGACCTGGGCCTCACTCCTCCCGCGAACGCCGGATTGCCCCTGAGCATCGGGACGCTGGAGGCGAGCCCCCTTCAGATGGCCGCCGCGTACGCCTCTTTTGCCAACGGGGGCCTGTACTACGCGCCCTCCCTGGTGCGGCGGGTGGAGGACGGGCGCGGCCAATTGCTCTACACCCGCCCTGCCCCCCAGGCCAAGCGGGTGTGGGACGCGCGGACGGCGTGGCTGGGGCTCGACATGATCCGCGGCGTGGTGAACGACCTCACCGAGGATCAGGGCGGGCTCGCCACCCGCGCGCAGATTCCCGGCTGGGACGTGGGCGGCAAGACGGGCACCACGAACGACGTGAAGGACCTGTGGTTCGCGGGGGTCACGCCCCTGGTCTCGGGTGCCGTCTGGGTCGGCAAGCAAGCGGGCGGGCCGCTCCCGAACTGGGCCTACAGCGGCGAGATTCCCACGCCCGTGTGGCAGCAGGCGGTCTCGGGCGCGCTCGCCGGGCGGTCCCGGCAGGCTTTCCGCGAGCCCGGCGGCGTCACCTCCCGGGTGGTGCGTCAGGTCGAGATGGCCTTCCGCGAGGAGGAGGCTGATGCCGAACAGGTCGCCCACGACGGCAGCCGTCAGGAGAGCGGGGGAGGCTTTTTCGGCAGGCGCAACCGTGCCCCCGCCCCGGTCCCTCAGCCCGAGCCCCAGCCCGAGATTGTGACCGAGCCGCCCGTGGTCGAGGCGCCCGTCGAACCCGTTCCACAGGAGGAGGTGCCTGTCAGCGAGCCTCCCGCCGACGAGAGCTTCACCGGGGACCCGGGCAGTTTCGACAGCGGTCCCCCGGCGGACGTGCCCTTCCCCGAGGAACCCGAGAACCCGCGCGTCGAGCAGAGGCTTCCCGAGTCTGATTTCACCGAGGCTCCCGAAGCCCTGCCCACCGAGCCCGAGCCCGAGCCGCTGCCTGAGGGCCTTCCCGGCGAGGAAGGCATCACCGAAGACTCCTCCCCGCCGCCCGACAGTTTCTTCCAGAACGGCGAGGACGGAAGCGGCGGCCAGGACGCCCCACCCGCGTACTGACCCCCGGCCCCCGGCTAGCCGAAGACCCGCGCCGGGTTGCCCACCGTCATCTGCTCGATCTGTGCCCGCGTGACGCCCCGGCGCTCCAGCTCGGGCAGGATGTCGTCGAAGAGGTGCAGCGGGTGCCAGTCCTTGATCGCGGGCAGTAGCGCTTCCGGCATGGGCAGGGGGCGGCCCAGCCACTGCCAGATGCTGTCGTGCGAGAGCAGAATCCGGTCGGCGTGCCCGTCGCCGAGCAGGGCTTCGAGTACCCTCAGCCGGTCGCTGTCGAGCGGCATCCCCACGATGCCCTGGAGGCCGATGCGGTCGAAGGCGATGCTGACCCCGTGCCGCAGCGTCTCGCGGTGGTAGCTGGGGTCGGTGTTGCCGTCCATGTGGCCGATCATGATGCGGCTGGGGTCGGCGCCCTCGCCCACGAGCAGTTCCGCCTGCTGCGGCCCCTGCGTGCCCTCCTGCGTGTGGGTGATGATGGGCACGCCCGTCTCGCGCTGCACGCGGGCCGCCGCCTGGAAGAAGACCCGCTCGTAGGGCGTGATCTCGTCCCGGCTGCTCGCCAGCTTGAGGACGCCCGCCCGGATGCCCGTGCCGCCGATGCCCTCGGTGACCTCCCGGAGCATCATGTCGTAGACCTCCTCCACCCCCGCGCCCAGCGAGAAGCGGAACTTGAAGTAGGTCGTGCCGCCCTCGCCCTCGTAGTAGTAGCCGCTGGAGCAGAGGATGTTCAGGCCGGACCTCTCGCTCACCTCGCGCAGGAACAGGGGGTCGCGCCCGCACTCGTTCGGGGTGGCGTCCACGACGGTTTTCACGCCCCGCGCCTTGACCGCCTCGGCCATCTGGAGGCACTGGGTCAGCACGGCCTCCCGGTCGAAGCCCCCGAGGGTCACGTCTCCCTGATAGCCGGGGTAGCCGAAGATCACGTGTTCGTGGGGCAGGGTCAGGCCGAGTTGATCGGCCTCGACGGGTCCGGTGACGGTCTGTGCGCTCAT from the Deinococcus planocerae genome contains:
- a CDS encoding 5-formyltetrahydrofolate cyclo-ligase; translation: MLTRPAPEAPKAEWRIWARGVRAGLPDHSAQITAHLAAFLHSRKVRCVLAYRALPGEPDVDALAREFELLTTRARFRPGPHLTLHPWETATEPSRFGALQPPAGAPRVPLTAVEAVLLPGLAFDRSGVRLGYGGGFYDRLLPGFAGLTVGVIPEALIVPDLPAEGHDLRVGFLVTELGVGRV
- the hisF gene encoding imidazole glycerol phosphate synthase subunit HisF, with translation MLTKRIIPCLDVQNGRVVKNVRFFENHRDAGDPLALARAYEAQQADELVFYDITATHEGRSLMLDVAARVAEQVMMPLTVGGGVNAVSDFRQLLLAGADKISVNSGAVRRPEVIREASDHFGAQCVVLSIDAKRRPGGEGWTVHVGGGRVDTGLDLLEWAERGQALGAGEICLNVMDADGTRAGFDLEATRAVALAVDLPVIASGGAGKLEDFRDVLLGGESGGHADAALAASVFHFGELTVPEVKTFLGREGLPVRPDWRER
- a CDS encoding response regulator; this encodes MERRRILLVDDNPHDVELALNAFQEGGDEHEVHVAGSGPEALAALRCTKRLPDLILLDLKMPQMDGLAVLDAIRGEAATRDIPVVMLTTSGEDRDIQASYAHGASAYVVKPLDFGQFQEAVQTITDFWARLNRHPRFG
- a CDS encoding transglycosylase domain-containing protein gives rise to the protein MRFFTGLGVLLLLGTAGAGGLWWMWGRDLPSVGDLDVLEFSGQTRVYDRTGKLVGTLTPTLGSGESVNRHLLQLGEISPPLQKAIVTSEDRRFFEHHGVDYIGIARGLLKGLLKNDLEGGSSITQQVIKNTLLADLKSARTPERKFKEAVLAYQLERSFTKGQILNAYLNVIYWGDGGRSDIVGAETAARAYFRKSAAELNLAESVYLTTLVPAPNKRYKDFKAYRPLMRDLLDRMVEDGRVTRGQANVAWRTPIYPAGWRIGWNSDGTVRSAVLERPGRLQENMPRPPVQSAFHYLQAVERELIPLIGRKALYGGGKVFTGMDLQAQQSAERASLNARLPEGATLGIALVNPLSGEALALVGQKLTGGRPGDWNNATQARRQVGSSIKPLLYTLALEKGWKQSDVVLDSPIAGDYQPQNYDGRWTGRYVTMRYALDHSLNLPTVRIAQEIGLNTFEAKLRDLGLTPPANAGLPLSIGTLEASPLQMAAAYASFANGGLYYAPSLVRRVEDGRGQLLYTRPAPQAKRVWDARTAWLGLDMIRGVVNDLTEDQGGLATRAQIPGWDVGGKTGTTNDVKDLWFAGVTPLVSGAVWVGKQAGGPLPNWAYSGEIPTPVWQQAVSGALAGRSRQAFREPGGVTSRVVRQVEMAFREEEADAEQVAHDGSRQESGGGFFGRRNRAPAPVPQPEPQPEIVTEPPVVEAPVEPVPQEEVPVSEPPADESFTGDPGSFDSGPPADVPFPEEPENPRVEQRLPESDFTEAPEALPTEPEPEPLPEGLPGEEGITEDSSPPPDSFFQNGEDGSGGQDAPPAY
- a CDS encoding GNAT family N-acetyltransferase, with translation MRSTILTTPRLTVTLWEEADLDEFHRLHADPLTMRYFISGPYTREQARERLGDFLREQDERGWTKWRVQGRDGQTVGRGGFGLADGGTHRELGYLLAPECWGQGLATELARALVEWHFAHPDPSLSRDLIAFAHVENGASRRVLEKVGFTPTEEREWRGVPHAFYRLDHRE
- a CDS encoding phosphotriesterase family protein codes for the protein MSAQTVTGPVEADQLGLTLPHEHVIFGYPGYQGDVTLGGFDREAVLTQCLQMAEAVKARGVKTVVDATPNECGRDPLFLREVSERSGLNILCSSGYYYEGEGGTTYFKFRFSLGAGVEEVYDMMLREVTEGIGGTGIRAGVLKLASSRDEITPYERVFFQAAARVQRETGVPIITHTQEGTQGPQQAELLVGEGADPSRIMIGHMDGNTDPSYHRETLRHGVSIAFDRIGLQGIVGMPLDSDRLRVLEALLGDGHADRILLSHDSIWQWLGRPLPMPEALLPAIKDWHPLHLFDDILPELERRGVTRAQIEQMTVGNPARVFG
- a CDS encoding HEAT repeat domain-containing protein codes for the protein MLVNRQHTLARLAHLVDAPPDSAQVKRFYNEWNALWSAVHQLAELQDGDLLPLLRRALRHPDPFIREGALELAGFHYDLTDDAELLGHLRLMLHSDASEDVRLAAASVLGVQANAWDEALVWALTNDPDEDVRRAAFAGLLRLLRLGPGPEERWLREVEAGRLGLTLDALRAIAARYDL
- the hisIE gene encoding bifunctional phosphoribosyl-AMP cyclohydrolase/phosphoribosyl-ATP diphosphatase HisIE, whose protein sequence is MTAPSLGDLRFGADGLIPVVTQDARTGAVLMQAYADRAAVERTLQTREATYHSRSRGEQWVKGATSGHTQRVVSVALDCDGDSVLYRVEQTGPACHTGEYSCFHRTLLGEEGATTGLDGTLERVYATITGRLATLPENSYVARLHAGGLDRVLKKVAEESGEVLLAAKNGDRAELATEVADLLFHTLFVMAEVGVSPADVGAVLQGREGRSGLKGPKEVG
- a CDS encoding DUF72 domain-containing protein, whose amino-acid sequence is MRVWIGCGGYSNDEWAAPGLIYEGVKKDAYLETYARHFDAVELNSSFYAIPGLKAFEGMARKSAGRTRFTVKVNKVFTHDRAPTDADFDRMLQSPEPLREAGLKGPYLAQFPYSFHRTGDNRKYLLGLAERFAGHELAVELRHASWDKPEVREGMAEYGLIWVSPDYPVVGGMPEPQVHVTTDVGYLRLHGRNKGSWWEGGSAAERHDYLYNRAEMDEWAEKIALVADDLSELYIFFQNTTKGHALKNIPMLRDALNARGVPVKTPDPADDGRLV